A single window of Jiangella alkaliphila DNA harbors:
- the recR gene encoding recombination mediator RecR, with protein sequence MYEGVVQDLIDELGRLPGVGPKSAQRIAFHLLAADADDVRRLVSALTEVKEKVRFCTVCGNVAQQEQCRICLDPRRDRSVLCVVEEPKDVVAIERTREFRGRYHVLGGAISPIEGVGPDDLRVRELMTRLADDTVQEIILATDPNLEGEATATYLARMIKPMGLRVTRLASGLPVGGDLEYADEVTLGRAFEGRRLLDV encoded by the coding sequence GTGTACGAAGGCGTCGTCCAGGACCTGATCGACGAGCTGGGGCGGTTACCCGGTGTCGGGCCGAAGAGCGCCCAGCGCATCGCGTTCCACCTGCTCGCCGCCGACGCCGACGACGTCCGCCGGCTGGTCTCCGCGCTCACCGAGGTCAAGGAGAAGGTGCGGTTCTGCACGGTGTGCGGCAACGTCGCGCAGCAGGAGCAGTGCCGCATCTGTCTCGACCCGCGCCGCGACCGGTCCGTGCTCTGCGTCGTCGAGGAGCCGAAGGACGTCGTCGCCATCGAGCGGACCCGCGAGTTCCGCGGCCGCTACCACGTGCTCGGCGGCGCGATCAGCCCCATCGAGGGCGTCGGGCCCGACGATCTGCGCGTGCGTGAGCTGATGACCAGGCTGGCCGACGACACCGTGCAAGAGATCATCCTGGCCACCGATCCGAACCTCGAAGGCGAGGCGACGGCGACATATCTGGCCCGGATGATCAAGCCGATGGGGTTGCGCGTCACGCGGCTGGCCAGTGGACTGCCTGTGGGCGGTGATCTCGAGTACGCCGACGAGGTCACTCTGGGCCGCGCATTCGAAGGACGGAGACTGCTGGATGTCTAG
- a CDS encoding Ntn hydrolase family protein, translating to MTLLTVYLRRVLSHYELVIASDSRLSGGQALDHAQKVFQLGRSDALIAFAGDTQWAYPLLMQMQRAIENYPFSSSRRLPLSKLKGHTLRVFQQTYDAIHSLPVGQRHPDKPDNYFLLGGYDWQDDKFKAWRLAFDAGNRRFIFRRLLGANESKFFFSGDNKQAVVDAIRRTRLLLRERDRDGNNIDMEPFEILCEITGDERYPGIGGVPQIGKVYKHLNTQLFQLMWSCNGVSTPHFAGRPLQQGERNSLPIFDPAKGFYSVREMTALED from the coding sequence GTGACACTGCTAACCGTCTATCTGCGACGCGTACTCTCGCATTACGAGCTGGTGATTGCCTCCGACAGTCGATTGAGTGGTGGTCAGGCGTTGGATCACGCACAGAAGGTCTTTCAACTTGGCCGATCGGATGCATTGATAGCGTTCGCCGGCGACACTCAATGGGCGTACCCACTTTTGATGCAGATGCAGAGGGCTATTGAGAACTACCCGTTTAGCTCCAGTCGCCGCCTTCCGCTTTCCAAGTTAAAGGGTCACACGTTGCGTGTTTTTCAACAAACCTATGACGCCATCCACTCCTTGCCAGTGGGTCAGCGCCACCCAGATAAGCCTGACAACTACTTCTTGCTCGGGGGTTATGATTGGCAAGACGATAAATTCAAGGCGTGGAGGCTGGCGTTCGACGCGGGGAATCGACGCTTCATCTTCCGTCGACTGCTGGGCGCCAACGAATCGAAATTCTTCTTCTCCGGAGACAATAAGCAAGCGGTCGTGGACGCCATTAGGCGAACAAGGCTGCTACTTCGAGAGCGTGATCGCGATGGCAATAATATCGACATGGAGCCATTCGAGATCCTGTGCGAGATCACAGGGGATGAGCGCTATCCAGGTATCGGCGGGGTCCCTCAGATTGGGAAAGTATATAAACACTTGAATACACAGCTTTTCCAGTTGATGTGGAGTTGCAATGGCGTATCAACTCCGCACTTCGCTGGCCGACCCTTGCAGCAAGGAGAGAGGAACAGCCTACCTATATTCGATCCCGCGAAGGGATTCTACTCGGTGCGGGAGATGACCGCACTAGAGGACTAA
- a CDS encoding tyrosine-type recombinase/integrase, whose product MATRRPNGASSIYLGKDGDWHGRVTVGIKDDGSPDRRHVRGKTEAEVIAKVRKLERDRDAGAMRKAGHRWTVETWLTHWIENIAVPPAISEYTHDGYRRDIKVHLVPGVGKHRLERLAPEHLEKLYAVMQKEKGRSAGTAHHVHRTIRAALNEAVRRKYLTSNPATQAKAPNVEEIEVEPYDVDEVKRLLKVAGERRNSARWAIALALGLRQGEALGLKWSHLDLKTGTLRVRRSRLRPKFAHGCDGTCGRQKAGDCPQRIQVNADTKDTKSRAGRRVVGLPTQLVALLETHRKEQDAERAAAGDGWKDEGWVFAKLNGTALAPGTDYHEWKRLLKSAGVRDGRLHDARHTASTVLLILGVPERTVMSIMGWSSTAMAARYQHVTDPIRRAVADQVDGLLWADQDDDQKPDDEGK is encoded by the coding sequence ATGGCCACCCGCAGACCCAACGGCGCATCGAGCATCTACCTTGGCAAGGACGGCGACTGGCACGGCCGCGTCACCGTCGGCATCAAGGACGACGGCTCCCCGGACCGCCGGCACGTGCGAGGCAAGACCGAAGCCGAGGTCATCGCCAAGGTCCGCAAGCTCGAACGGGACCGCGACGCCGGAGCCATGCGCAAGGCCGGCCATCGATGGACCGTCGAGACCTGGCTTACACACTGGATCGAGAACATCGCCGTCCCGCCGGCAATCAGTGAGTACACGCACGACGGGTATCGCCGGGACATCAAGGTTCACCTGGTGCCTGGCGTTGGGAAGCATCGCCTCGAACGTCTGGCGCCCGAGCACCTGGAGAAGCTGTACGCGGTGATGCAGAAGGAGAAGGGTCGTAGTGCGGGAACGGCTCACCACGTGCACCGCACGATCCGGGCCGCGCTGAACGAGGCCGTGCGACGCAAGTACCTGACGTCGAATCCAGCCACGCAGGCGAAGGCTCCGAACGTCGAGGAGATCGAGGTCGAGCCGTACGACGTCGACGAGGTGAAGCGTCTGCTGAAGGTGGCCGGTGAGCGCCGGAACAGCGCTCGATGGGCGATCGCGCTGGCTCTTGGCCTGCGTCAGGGTGAGGCGCTGGGGTTGAAGTGGTCGCACCTCGACCTGAAGACCGGAACGCTACGTGTCCGCCGTAGTCGGCTGCGGCCGAAGTTCGCTCACGGCTGCGACGGAACCTGCGGGCGGCAGAAGGCCGGCGACTGCCCGCAGCGGATCCAGGTGAACGCCGACACGAAGGACACGAAGTCCCGTGCCGGCCGCCGCGTCGTCGGACTACCGACCCAGCTCGTGGCGCTGCTCGAAACGCACCGGAAGGAGCAGGACGCCGAGCGGGCCGCCGCCGGTGACGGCTGGAAGGACGAGGGCTGGGTGTTCGCGAAGCTAAACGGGACAGCGCTGGCACCGGGGACGGACTACCACGAGTGGAAGCGGCTCTTGAAGTCTGCCGGCGTCCGTGACGGTCGGCTGCACGATGCCCGGCATACGGCGTCGACCGTGTTGCTGATCCTCGGCGTGCCTGAGCGGACGGTCATGTCCATCATGGGATGGTCGTCGACAGCGATGGCGGCTCGATATCAGCACGTCACCGACCCGATCCGACGAGCGGTCGCGGACCAGGTCGACGGGCTGCTGTGGGCCGACCAGGACGACGACCAGAAGCCTGACGACGAGGGCAAATGA
- a CDS encoding YbaB/EbfC family nucleoid-associated protein has translation MSQLLQQAQRMQEQLLSAQQDLSEAEATGSAGGGLVRATVTGAGELTDLQLDPSVVDPDDVETLADLIIAAVRDAHAEIQRRANEQLGSINDDVAGLLGGAGGAANPLAGLFGGGAPGTPGAPDTPTAPGTIRGEIEGDDRPSGQG, from the coding sequence ATGAGCCAGCTGCTGCAGCAGGCCCAGCGCATGCAAGAGCAGCTCCTCTCCGCCCAGCAGGACCTCTCCGAGGCCGAGGCCACGGGCAGCGCCGGCGGCGGGCTGGTCCGGGCCACCGTCACCGGGGCCGGGGAGCTCACCGACCTGCAGCTGGACCCGTCTGTCGTCGACCCCGACGACGTCGAGACGCTGGCCGACCTCATCATCGCCGCGGTCCGCGACGCGCACGCCGAGATCCAGCGGCGGGCCAACGAGCAGCTGGGCTCGATCAACGACGATGTCGCCGGCCTGCTCGGCGGTGCCGGCGGCGCGGCCAACCCGCTGGCCGGCCTCTTCGGCGGCGGCGCGCCCGGCACCCCTGGCGCACCGGACACCCCGACGGCCCCCGGCACCATCCGGGGCGAGATCGAGGGCGACGACCGCCCATCCGGCCAGGGCTAG
- a CDS encoding helix-turn-helix domain-containing protein, with protein sequence MNDDETLIELQSAGDVLTIEEAARYLRIGRTTMYALVMGGQIRSIKIGYLRRVPVECLREYVADQLRQAQATGQVA encoded by the coding sequence ATGAACGACGACGAGACGCTGATCGAACTCCAATCGGCTGGTGACGTCCTGACCATCGAGGAAGCCGCTCGGTACCTGCGCATCGGTCGGACCACGATGTACGCACTGGTCATGGGTGGACAGATTCGGTCCATCAAGATCGGCTACCTTCGCCGCGTGCCGGTGGAGTGCCTGCGCGAATACGTCGCCGACCAGCTGCGCCAGGCCCAAGCCACGGGACAGGTGGCGTGA
- a CDS encoding YdcF family protein gives MEDAQILWDYHQLHHELRTTDVGIGLGSHDLGVADHTADLYHRGMFPLIVFTGANAPTTVDIFPDGEAVHYARRAVELGVPADAILVEPSATNTAENITFTRQLLTEHGIRPQAVTLISRPYQQRRAYATCRKQWPEVDVNCSSKPQTFRDYLDTIADDSRVIDMLVGDTQRITLYAERGYALPQPIPASIQRAYEHLIRLGFDSRLVT, from the coding sequence ATGGAGGACGCGCAGATCCTGTGGGACTACCACCAGCTCCACCACGAGTTGCGCACCACCGACGTCGGCATCGGCCTCGGCAGCCATGACCTCGGCGTCGCCGACCACACCGCGGACCTCTACCACCGCGGCATGTTCCCGCTGATCGTGTTCACCGGCGCCAACGCACCGACCACCGTCGATATCTTCCCGGACGGCGAAGCAGTCCACTATGCCCGGCGAGCCGTCGAACTCGGCGTGCCGGCAGACGCGATCCTGGTCGAGCCAAGCGCCACCAACACCGCCGAGAACATCACCTTCACCCGACAGCTGCTCACCGAGCACGGCATCAGACCACAGGCCGTCACTCTCATCAGCCGGCCCTACCAACAGCGCCGCGCCTACGCCACCTGCCGCAAGCAGTGGCCCGAAGTCGACGTCAACTGCTCATCGAAGCCGCAGACCTTCCGCGACTACCTCGACACCATCGCCGACGACAGCCGCGTCATCGACATGCTCGTCGGCGACACCCAACGCATCACCCTCTATGCCGAGCGCGGCTACGCCCTTCCGCAGCCCATACCCGCATCGATCCAGCGCGCGTACGAGCACCTAATTCGCCTAGGATTCGACTCCCGCTTAGTGACCTAG
- a CDS encoding protein kinase domain-containing protein has product MGVSMGLPKHWPRVAGGALNESGQAWVYEVSRRGDAGRSYALKRLKNPARRERFRREVETMARLADHALPVPPIVDQDLAIERPWFVMPWYMEGSLQKFVGPEAEALGVKDGIDLVRDVAAALRALHERGYAHRDVKPSNILLDGRKPLLADFGLCLSIEESVRLTATAEAIGSRLYIAPENESGIADGIDQRPADFYAWAKLAWAILAATNPPAREAQIDRRYRIESVTGVPLLVGLNELFARLLDTDPRARLADWAVVLHELDTISEILSGASDLPAHQDRQDLAEALAVASRLAERRSADARRAEADRTRRLRARVDDIGTMMHRSLDELLHGDLMRLSEASGGELGIDVSSAGSPMSQLIDSGDVDFLQDRKIEPFSLAANSPALVAIAWRSGPGSHLDSHVYLGIYLIVDGDRVSFVRLPVIYGRGEQAIRVRELIPGTIAEDGPYPWELASAEAAALAFTQATAVVGRRLVTRFMEFVDADSDPFDLDHW; this is encoded by the coding sequence GTGGGGGTATCCATGGGGCTGCCAAAGCACTGGCCGAGAGTCGCCGGAGGTGCGCTGAACGAGTCTGGCCAGGCGTGGGTCTATGAGGTCTCAAGGCGTGGGGATGCCGGACGTAGCTACGCGCTGAAGCGCCTCAAGAACCCCGCCCGGCGCGAGCGCTTCAGACGTGAAGTCGAGACGATGGCTAGGCTCGCGGATCACGCCTTGCCTGTGCCGCCCATAGTCGATCAAGACCTGGCGATCGAGCGGCCGTGGTTTGTGATGCCGTGGTACATGGAGGGTTCGTTGCAGAAATTCGTCGGGCCGGAAGCCGAAGCGCTGGGTGTAAAAGATGGCATCGACCTCGTCCGCGATGTGGCCGCGGCCCTTCGTGCCTTGCACGAGCGAGGCTACGCGCATCGTGACGTAAAGCCATCGAATATTCTACTTGACGGTCGCAAGCCGCTCTTGGCGGACTTTGGGCTTTGCCTGAGCATCGAGGAGAGCGTTCGGTTAACAGCGACCGCCGAGGCGATTGGTTCACGGCTTTACATAGCACCCGAGAACGAATCGGGAATCGCTGATGGGATTGATCAGCGACCTGCTGACTTCTATGCATGGGCGAAGCTCGCCTGGGCGATTCTCGCGGCCACGAATCCACCGGCTCGTGAGGCGCAGATTGATCGGCGATATCGGATCGAGAGCGTGACTGGAGTGCCCCTGTTAGTGGGCTTAAACGAGCTATTCGCGCGGCTGTTAGATACCGATCCTCGCGCTCGGCTCGCCGATTGGGCCGTCGTTCTGCATGAGCTGGATACTATTTCCGAAATACTTTCTGGAGCCTCGGACCTGCCAGCACATCAGGATCGACAGGACCTTGCCGAAGCTTTGGCCGTGGCCTCACGCTTAGCTGAGCGCCGCAGCGCAGATGCTCGGCGTGCCGAAGCGGATCGAACGAGGAGACTGCGGGCGCGCGTCGATGATATCGGAACCATGATGCACCGCAGTCTAGATGAGCTCCTGCACGGCGATTTGATGCGCCTCAGCGAGGCAAGTGGCGGTGAGCTTGGTATCGACGTTTCTAGCGCTGGGTCCCCAATGTCGCAACTAATCGACTCGGGTGACGTCGACTTCTTGCAAGATCGGAAGATTGAGCCGTTCAGTCTGGCGGCTAATTCGCCCGCTCTTGTGGCGATAGCTTGGCGGAGTGGGCCTGGATCACACCTAGACTCGCATGTCTATCTCGGAATCTATCTTATTGTTGATGGCGATCGAGTTTCTTTCGTGAGACTGCCTGTGATCTATGGTCGTGGAGAGCAGGCGATTCGGGTCCGGGAGTTGATCCCGGGGACGATTGCTGAAGATGGGCCGTACCCCTGGGAGCTCGCTAGCGCTGAGGCCGCGGCCCTGGCCTTCACGCAAGCGACCGCCGTTGTGGGGCGCCGGTTGGTTACGCGGTTTATGGAATTTGTAGATGCGGACTCTGATCCGTTTGACCTTGATCACTGGTAG
- a CDS encoding GntR family transcriptional regulator: MATGYRELADVLRAAILRGDYPEGSTLPKQDELATEHDVNVKTVRNAVSLLAAEGLVTPVRRRGTVVRIRPPMQRLGAARYAKSKWKFGDLVAFAADREASGRPWKWTDQTQTVQQVPADQEIASALSVPVGSTVYERARLVKDEGTPTHTLTSYYRPEDVEGTPIVDPTPGPAGRGGGYAVLTMQGLEPHEIAETFYARMPTPDERETLELPAGEPVMILQRVTTTESGKVVEFARGVHSASRFSWSYKFKVPD, encoded by the coding sequence ATGGCCACCGGCTACCGCGAGCTGGCCGATGTGCTCCGAGCCGCGATCTTGCGCGGGGACTACCCCGAGGGCTCCACGCTGCCCAAACAAGACGAGCTGGCGACCGAGCACGACGTGAACGTGAAGACGGTACGCAACGCCGTCTCGCTGCTGGCAGCGGAAGGGCTGGTGACTCCGGTCCGGCGACGCGGCACCGTCGTTCGCATCCGGCCGCCGATGCAGCGGCTCGGCGCTGCGCGGTACGCCAAGAGCAAGTGGAAGTTCGGTGACCTCGTCGCCTTCGCCGCCGACCGTGAGGCTTCCGGCCGGCCGTGGAAGTGGACCGACCAGACGCAGACCGTTCAGCAGGTGCCGGCCGACCAGGAGATCGCGTCCGCCCTCTCGGTGCCGGTCGGTTCGACCGTCTACGAGCGCGCCCGGCTCGTGAAGGACGAGGGGACACCGACGCACACCCTCACCAGCTACTACCGCCCCGAGGACGTCGAGGGAACGCCCATCGTCGACCCGACGCCTGGACCCGCTGGCCGGGGAGGCGGGTACGCAGTGCTCACAATGCAGGGCCTGGAGCCGCACGAGATCGCGGAGACCTTCTACGCACGCATGCCCACACCCGACGAGCGCGAGACGCTGGAGCTGCCGGCCGGCGAGCCAGTCATGATTCTTCAGCGAGTCACTACCACCGAGTCTGGCAAGGTGGTCGAGTTCGCCCGCGGCGTGCACTCAGCCTCGCGGTTCTCCTGGAGTTACAAGTTCAAGGTGCCCGACTAG
- a CDS encoding DNA polymerase III subunit gamma and tau, with protein sequence MSSLALYRTYRPGRFADVVGQEHVTVPLMRALANDRVHHAYLFSGPRGCGKTSSARILARSLNCEKGPTDEPCGQCQSCLDLAPNGPGNIDVVELDAATHGLVDDARDLREKAHFAPVASRFKIYIIDEAHQLGPGAANALLKLIEEPPAHLKFIFATTAPDKIIGTIRSRTHHYPFRLIPTKTLQQNLGWICEQEGVPIEPAALALVARAGAGSARDAQSILGQLMAGAGDDGVTYELAVALLGFTDAAMLDQVVEAVSAGDGRSVFAAVDQVMDAGHDPRRFLTDLLERFRDLIVLRAAPDAVAEGLLDLPPEQAERMAIQAAQLGPSDLVRLAAVVDEGITAMKGATPTRLQLELVCARLLLPGADDTVSGVQARLDRVERRLTGGEPLPPAAAPAMAPVAETVEGMSKRAAAFARANPAADSAPTESAAAPLAAAPPTAPEAGPAPAEPPQMAAPSAPPPAEPPAHAPAAEAVSDPELAFEPITEQAPAPPAAEPSAPAEAAAPEPSAPEPEPAPSAPLPVEAPPARPAAPPAATPQPFAAAGASGGVADLRRMWPEVLVRLKEIKRTPWSLISQESVVSDVSDGVLTLAFRQPTLRDTFARRADFQECLQQAIKDVLLLDLRIDAIVDPSADPAAQNRAAAAPSAPAAPPRPAAPAARAEPQPSPQTDDPQGPSGPADQGPDASPPGRAAAAKQAARRVKEQNGGAAAGAAGANTTGGAAGAPPAHRATDDDADPEDDADLADDGVSERELLERTLGATVIAEIDHE encoded by the coding sequence GTGTCGTCGCTCGCTCTGTATCGCACCTATCGGCCAGGCCGGTTCGCTGACGTGGTGGGGCAGGAGCATGTCACCGTCCCGCTGATGCGAGCGCTGGCCAACGACCGCGTCCACCACGCCTACCTGTTCTCCGGTCCGCGCGGCTGCGGCAAGACGTCGTCGGCGCGCATTCTGGCGCGGTCGCTGAACTGCGAGAAGGGCCCGACGGACGAACCGTGCGGGCAGTGCCAGTCGTGTCTGGACCTGGCGCCGAACGGGCCGGGCAACATCGACGTCGTCGAGCTGGACGCCGCCACGCACGGGCTGGTCGACGACGCGCGTGACCTGCGCGAGAAGGCACACTTCGCACCGGTGGCGTCGCGGTTCAAGATCTACATCATCGACGAGGCGCACCAGCTCGGGCCGGGCGCGGCGAACGCGCTGCTCAAGCTGATCGAAGAGCCGCCGGCACACCTCAAGTTCATCTTCGCCACCACCGCGCCCGACAAGATCATCGGGACCATCCGGTCACGCACGCACCACTACCCGTTCCGGCTCATCCCGACGAAGACCCTGCAGCAGAACCTCGGCTGGATCTGCGAGCAGGAGGGCGTGCCCATCGAGCCGGCCGCGCTGGCGCTGGTCGCCCGCGCCGGCGCCGGGTCGGCGCGCGACGCGCAGTCGATCCTCGGCCAGCTCATGGCCGGCGCCGGCGACGACGGCGTGACCTACGAGCTCGCGGTGGCGCTGCTGGGGTTCACCGACGCCGCCATGCTCGACCAGGTCGTCGAGGCCGTCTCCGCCGGCGACGGGCGATCCGTCTTCGCCGCGGTCGACCAGGTCATGGACGCCGGGCACGACCCTCGCCGATTCCTCACCGACCTGCTCGAGCGGTTCCGCGACCTCATCGTCCTGCGGGCAGCACCCGACGCCGTCGCCGAGGGGCTGCTGGACCTGCCGCCCGAGCAGGCCGAACGCATGGCCATCCAGGCCGCCCAGCTGGGCCCGTCCGACCTCGTCCGGCTCGCCGCGGTGGTCGACGAGGGCATCACCGCCATGAAGGGCGCCACCCCGACACGGCTGCAGCTCGAGCTGGTGTGCGCGCGGCTGCTGCTGCCCGGCGCCGACGACACCGTGTCCGGAGTGCAGGCTCGCCTCGACCGCGTCGAGCGACGGCTCACGGGCGGCGAGCCGCTCCCGCCCGCTGCCGCGCCGGCCATGGCGCCGGTCGCCGAGACGGTGGAAGGCATGTCCAAGCGGGCGGCCGCGTTCGCGCGGGCCAACCCGGCGGCCGATTCAGCGCCGACGGAGTCAGCGGCGGCTCCGCTTGCCGCAGCCCCGCCGACGGCGCCCGAGGCCGGCCCGGCGCCGGCCGAGCCACCGCAGATGGCAGCGCCGAGTGCGCCGCCGCCGGCAGAGCCGCCCGCCCACGCGCCGGCGGCCGAGGCCGTCAGCGACCCGGAACTGGCGTTCGAGCCGATCACAGAGCAGGCGCCCGCGCCGCCCGCGGCCGAACCATCCGCGCCCGCCGAGGCGGCCGCACCAGAGCCGTCCGCACCCGAGCCCGAGCCGGCCCCGTCCGCTCCGCTGCCCGTCGAGGCGCCGCCGGCGCGGCCCGCCGCCCCACCGGCTGCCACGCCGCAGCCGTTCGCGGCGGCCGGAGCGTCCGGCGGGGTCGCCGACCTGCGCCGCATGTGGCCGGAGGTGCTGGTCCGGCTCAAGGAGATCAAGCGCACGCCGTGGAGCCTGATCTCGCAGGAGTCCGTCGTCTCCGACGTGTCCGACGGCGTGCTGACGCTCGCCTTCCGGCAGCCGACGCTGCGCGACACGTTCGCCCGGCGCGCCGACTTCCAGGAATGCCTGCAGCAGGCCATCAAGGACGTCCTGCTGCTGGACCTGCGCATCGACGCCATCGTCGACCCGTCCGCCGACCCGGCCGCGCAGAACCGCGCCGCCGCCGCACCGTCGGCGCCGGCCGCGCCGCCGCGGCCCGCAGCGCCCGCCGCGCGCGCCGAACCGCAACCTAGCCCGCAGACCGACGACCCCCAAGGGCCCAGCGGCCCGGCCGACCAGGGCCCCGACGCGTCACCGCCCGGCCGAGCGGCCGCCGCCAAACAGGCCGCCCGACGGGTCAAGGAGCAGAACGGCGGCGCGGCCGCCGGCGCCGCGGGCGCCAACACCACCGGGGGCGCCGCCGGCGCCCCACCAGCGCACCGCGCCACCGACGACGACGCCGACCCCGAGGACGACGCCGACCTGGCCGACGACGGCGTGTCCGAGCGCGAGCTGCTCGAACGGACCCTCGGCGCCACAGTCATCGCGGAGATCGACCACGAGTGA
- a CDS encoding replication initiator gives MTALPGDATMRELAATERVCVRPILQRVTDTLTGTVRTVVLPCGATRAKVCPSCADAARRLRVQQCREGWHLAEDPPKPEPDPDVAGDDGDDQADEDADETGRRVRSTRRRQDAPDLPRLSVSDRTTGRVFTARDGKTYRPSMFVTLTLPSYGRVTSEGVPVDPRSYDYRRAALDAMHFPKLVDRFWQNLRRATGYSVQYFATVEPQRRLAPHLHAAIRGAVPRKLLRQVVAATYHQVWWPQLDEPAYTDPETLPVWDELTEAYADPVTGAVLPFWDEALDGIDDDPDARPAHVIRAGSQVDIQGVIAGTPLADRVIGYLTKYLTKSITDSLHDDGDGDGEAPASAARRAHIDRIAEEVRWLPCSPTCANWLRYGIQPKDPRAGLEPGRCSSKAHDRDHLGLGGRRVLVSRRWTGKTLDEHRADRAAVVRAVLAEAGVEMDDHDELSATAAGPDGLPRFVWTTTKPGDLDAPTYARLIAHAIAQKHRWRAQYEDAKTRAGPIALGLSATARPAAAPAA, from the coding sequence ATGACGGCCCTGCCAGGCGACGCGACGATGCGTGAGCTCGCTGCCACCGAACGGGTGTGCGTGCGGCCGATCCTGCAACGCGTCACCGACACCCTCACCGGCACGGTCCGGACCGTCGTCCTGCCCTGCGGCGCCACGCGCGCGAAGGTCTGCCCGTCCTGCGCTGATGCGGCGCGCCGGCTGCGGGTTCAGCAGTGCCGCGAGGGCTGGCACCTCGCCGAGGACCCACCCAAGCCCGAACCCGATCCCGACGTCGCAGGAGACGACGGCGACGACCAGGCCGACGAGGACGCCGACGAGACAGGTCGTCGAGTCCGGTCGACACGGCGGCGGCAGGATGCCCCGGACCTTCCGCGGCTCTCGGTGTCGGACCGCACTACCGGCCGAGTGTTCACCGCGCGGGACGGGAAGACGTACCGGCCGTCGATGTTCGTCACCCTCACTCTGCCGTCCTACGGACGCGTCACCAGCGAGGGTGTCCCGGTCGACCCGCGCTCGTATGACTACCGGCGGGCGGCGCTGGATGCGATGCACTTCCCGAAGCTGGTGGACCGGTTCTGGCAGAACCTCCGACGTGCCACCGGCTACTCGGTGCAGTACTTCGCCACCGTCGAACCCCAACGACGCCTCGCACCGCACCTGCACGCCGCGATCCGGGGAGCGGTTCCGCGCAAGCTGCTCCGTCAGGTGGTGGCGGCGACGTATCACCAGGTGTGGTGGCCGCAGCTCGACGAGCCCGCCTATACCGACCCGGAGACGCTGCCGGTGTGGGACGAACTCACTGAGGCCTACGCCGACCCCGTGACCGGTGCCGTGCTGCCGTTCTGGGATGAGGCCTTGGACGGCATCGACGACGATCCGGACGCCCGGCCGGCGCACGTGATCCGCGCTGGTTCCCAGGTCGACATCCAAGGTGTCATCGCCGGGACACCGCTCGCGGATCGGGTCATCGGCTATCTGACGAAGTACCTGACCAAGTCGATCACCGACTCGCTCCACGACGACGGCGACGGCGATGGCGAGGCACCCGCGTCGGCGGCGAGGCGTGCACACATCGACCGGATCGCCGAAGAGGTCCGGTGGCTGCCGTGCTCGCCGACGTGCGCGAACTGGCTCCGCTACGGCATCCAACCCAAGGACCCTCGCGCAGGCCTGGAACCCGGTCGCTGCTCCTCGAAGGCGCACGACCGGGACCACCTCGGGCTCGGCGGCCGCCGCGTCCTCGTCAGCCGACGGTGGACCGGGAAGACCCTCGACGAGCACCGGGCCGACCGTGCCGCCGTCGTTCGTGCGGTCCTGGCCGAAGCCGGTGTCGAGATGGACGACCACGACGAGCTTTCGGCAACTGCCGCGGGGCCCGACGGACTGCCCCGCTTCGTCTGGACGACGACCAAGCCGGGCGACCTCGACGCACCGACCTATGCCCGGCTCATCGCGCACGCCATCGCCCAGAAACATCGCTGGCGAGCCCAGTACGAGGACGCCAAGACCCGCGCCGGCCCAATCGCGCTCGGTCTTTCGGCAACTGCAAGACCTGCCGCTGCCCCGGCGGCGTGA